In a genomic window of Paramicrobacterium chengjingii:
- a CDS encoding SipW-dependent-type signal peptide-containing protein, producing MGRHSATSVASASEPRRRPASWFTKLRAVLAGALVLGVGAAVTVAAWNDSEFAQGTFSASTFGIVGATNGVDFSEHPDAASAAALTFTAPFDAMSPGSTAYAAYSVQTTADSTVGGTVALSAASGNSTGLGQWLTYSVRTIAGADCNATTFAGGDSVATDGTAARTLSSGGSDQVNYCFAITLPVGTPNEAQGTSVDASWTVTATSSS from the coding sequence ATGGGTCGCCACAGCGCGACATCCGTCGCCTCCGCCTCTGAGCCGCGCAGGCGCCCGGCGAGTTGGTTCACGAAACTTCGTGCCGTGCTCGCCGGAGCGCTCGTGCTGGGCGTCGGCGCCGCCGTCACCGTAGCGGCGTGGAATGATTCCGAGTTCGCGCAGGGAACATTCTCTGCGAGCACCTTCGGAATTGTCGGTGCGACGAACGGCGTGGACTTCTCGGAGCATCCGGATGCCGCAAGCGCAGCCGCGCTCACGTTTACTGCACCGTTCGACGCAATGTCTCCGGGATCAACCGCGTATGCCGCGTATTCAGTACAGACAACAGCCGATTCGACAGTCGGCGGCACTGTAGCGCTGTCCGCCGCATCCGGAAATTCGACCGGGCTCGGCCAATGGCTCACCTACAGCGTGAGGACGATCGCGGGTGCTGACTGCAACGCGACGACATTCGCTGGCGGCGATTCCGTAGCCACAGACGGCACGGCGGCGCGCACACTGTCATCGGGCGGGAGCGATCAGGTGAATTACTGCTTCGCCATCACGCTGCCGGTCGGCACGCCGAACGAGGCTCAAGGAACGTCCGTCGACGCCAGCTGGACCGTCACTGCAACATCATCGTCATAA